In Falco rusticolus isolate bFalRus1 chromosome 11, bFalRus1.pri, whole genome shotgun sequence, the genomic window GGTGTGGACGTGCTGGATGGGGCAGCAAAGAATGGACATGTTGACTTGAAGCAGTCAGTATTCTCTGTTGAAGCAATTTAGAACCAATCTCCCCAGAGGTGTGGTCTGGGGAGGTGTGTCAGAAATATTGTCAGTAGGATCTAGGAAACTGCAAGGAAGGGAAATCTGAAGAGCCTTCCACCAGTGCATTGTTGTCCTTTTCTGGGTACACCCCACTGCTGCCTGTGATGGATTGCCCACTCCAAACCCCAGACCCAAGGACCTGAGTGCAAGCAGAGTCAGGAGCAGCTGTTCTTGGAGAAGGCTGCAGCAACGCTTTCCCCCagtgtggggctgctggcatCTGCCCGGAGAGTAGATGTGGTAGGAGCTGAGCAGGGACGCTGGCTTCagcccagggaggcaggcagcacgGAGACCAGTGATGGCCAGTGCAGAGGGGTGGTGTGAGCAGCGCTCCGTCATGGACAAATTACTCGCTCCCCTGAACTGCATACCTCATGGAAACACACCTGGCAGAAATACGCGTAAATCTGCAGGACCTTCCTGGAGGGGATGTGCTCACCgtgctgcagccagagcagcagcgcTGGTAAACTGCTTGTTTGGGAAAATAGAAACCCAAGACCTTTCCCTGCCGGGAGTGTGGCAGGGGGACATGgggctgctgaagcagctggttGGGTCTCTCCAGCCTGACCACCTCTGTACACATCCTGCTGTCCCGCAGGGAGCAGTGATAGCTCCGGAGCAAACGGTCTGTATCAGCCCATTAATCCCACTGGCAAGCAACCAGAAGTGGCCGTGGTGAAGGTGGCAcagctggggcaccagcctCTCCCAtgctcctggtgctgcaggtggcacagcacccacctgcccctTGGACAGCGTTTCCATCACGCTGCCTTATTGCCCAGCATGAAAAGAAGTGCCGAGTTGGCTCCCTGTACCAGGAGCTGTGAATGGATCAAGCATGATCAGGCCAGGAAGAGCAAACAAATACTTTCTTCAGCATAAAAAGCAGTCCCAGGCTCCAGCAGGCATCTCGCATCAAGGTCTCAGCTTGATCCATCCTTGGGGGACAAACGGGAGAAATGAGCAGGAACAGGCTGGTGAATCACCAGCAAAGCCTGGGGCGAGGTCTGGCATTGGGATGGGGGCGAACAAGTAAGGAACGGGAAAGGCAAGGGCTGGCTCACCGGGCAGGGAAGGCACATCTGGGGACCAGGGCATGCATGAGCCAGAGATGGGCAGTGAGAGCTGGAGAAGTCAGAGCGATGGGGCAAGTCCCAAGGGCCAGTTTAGGGAGTCTGGGGGAGCCTGCGCTTGCTGGAGAAGGCTTGGGCAGCTGCTGAGGGCAATCCCGGGTACTcaggggggaaggggaggtgttagcaggggcagagctcagagtgagggcagctggggggtgCTTCGGGTGTTAGCAGAAGATGGCATGGTGGGAGATCTGCTGCAGGGGGGGCCTGCAGGAACCCCGTaggggctgctgcccacccGGAGAAAGGGCTTCCATAGGGAAGGGCTGAGGCCAAGCAGAACGTCTCCTGAGTCTGGCAAGCGAGGGAGAGCAATGACCTGGATCCAGCCCTGGGCACACCGAGGGCACTCCTCGCCTGGTACACAGCCCACCCTCCTTACCAAAAGGTGAGTGTTTGCTACATGGTCTGCACAGcgttgcatttgaaaaaaaaattaaatgagcttgtttttctctggaaaCTGGTGCAGTGGAGATTATCAGTCCCTCTGTCTTTTTTATATCCCCCTTTTTTGCCctgatttccttcctttttgtattgtttttccttttcatctgctgtttcttccctctAAGCCTGCCTCTGAGCCAAAACAATTTGCATGCATCCAAGGAAGGATCAGCCATTAGTGCTGCTCTTTCCTCGTAGTTAGGATATATTTAGCTATCAtctttgttgtgttgttttgggggtttttttctgtttttttttttttttctttttctgttcagtggCTTTAAAGAACAGGTGCCgggaacagaaagagaagattaaaaatacCTGCTGTCAAATACCTCTCCCTACGCAGATGTGCTCCAGTGCTGTGCAAAGCGAACACGTGAGCAGAGTGGATAACAGCTGCCCCTTGAAAAACTCATTTGtgattctaatttttttttattttaataatctcTTTCCGCACTGCTACAAATTTCCAGAGCAGCTATTTCCTCTCGTGCTTCATGTGAACGCAGCATGCGCTTTTGTCGGGAATGAATTAAATGCTCCTTGGGTTAGAGTGAGAACCTGTTGTCTCACAGGAGCCACTGAGGGACaagcactgctgcctgtgcaggcagctgcctgtcccACAACGGGGTGGGGGTTACCCTGGGCCGGGAGGCATGCATGGAGCATGGTTTACCTGCAACCACACGGACATGGCATCCCACAGCAGCCCCTGACCATCCCTGTCTCATAAGCTGTGCCCATGGCCAAGACCCAGCTGTGGTGTGGCTCACTGGAGACCCATTGTAAATGCTCCACTGCTGTTGCAGTCTCAGTGgcttccctgctcctcccgGGCACCAACGGCAGCTTCCGAGCAATGCcgtgctcctgcctgcacagcaaCAACCTCCCATCATGGGTGacaccctgccagcacccctttccccttttcctgtGCCTGTATCTCTCCTTCAACACAACCAGAGCTTAACAGCTTGCTGGTGGAGGAAGGGGCTGTGCCACACAAGCAGCACCTTGAAGTCTCTCCCTTCCACTCCTTTGCATTCAGCATCTCCCTGACTTCACGCAGATGGCTCCAGGGGACTCACGCTTCTGGTAGCCTCTGCTGAAGCAACACAGGGAGCATGCGGTGCTGTCTTCAGGTTTTACTGTTCCTGATTGCCGCCACTGTGGCTCCCCATCAGTTTAGGAGAAATCAGGTGTCAGGCTCCTCAGTGAGCCTGCTTGGCCCACATCTTCTGCGATGCAGAAAGACCTCAGCAGTGTGGCTTGGCCCAgctcttcttctcctcctccttccccttcccatccATTTCTGTATCCTCCCCTTCTTATCCCACTCAAGctatataaaaatgcaaaaaatactcGGTACCAGAAACTCTCCTTGGAGCTTGGCTCTGCACTGGGCCACATGCACAAGGGCGCTTTGCACCCTGTCACCAGTCCCACCTTTTTCCCTGTTACCTGCCTCATTGGTGTAGTTTTGGagctgaaaattttattttcctatttttcaagGTTGCTGGCACTTCACAAATACTAACCCAGCAGCAATGCCTAGGGCTGagaggttttgtgttttacttttgaTGGGGAAACTGGTAGCTGTACcgctggcagtgctggcactgCGCTGCCAAAGGGCGGCTGCGGATGCAGCTCTCCCACCGCAGATGCCCCCAAGCTCCAGCCATCTCCCAGCCCAAGCATGCAGGGTCCCCCCAGCACACCCTGCCTGGCTTGCCAGGACCTCTCTGGTGGAAACGTAACCCCCAGAGGGCTGGTCCCCATAGATGGGAGGTGGGCTTCGTGCCGGCAAGGCTGTGGCACACTTACGGGAAGGGAGCCTGGCCCCAGGCATTGCGACACAGATGTTTTTTGTGTTCCCAAACAAGGGCTGATAATACAGGCAACTGAGCTGGAGCCGCGGGAGGCTGCTAAGCTAAATGAGACAGGAAGGACGTAATTAAATTAGATATAGAGCAGCATAAAGACATTTGAGTACACATACGTCGTCAGGCTTGGAGGCTATTGCATAACCCCACTGAAGAGCtctacatttataaaatattgcACCTCCTGCATCCCAGGCTGGCAAGCTGCCTATCCTCGAACAGCATCTCCCACCCCATCGAAGGCAAGAGTTAGAAAAGCTGCCTcaagggagcagggctgccaggcGGAGGGTTGGCAGGGAGCTGATGGCTGCGGCAGAGCGGGCGGAGGGTCTGTCCTGGCCTTGGTGGGGAGGACATCACTGGAATGACCTGATCCCATTCCTGTGGCTGGGCTAAGATCCCCACCCATGGTACTGCTGTGTCTACATCCCAGAGCTGCGCACCAGTTCAGACACCTAAGCATGGGACTCTGGCAGGAGTGTGACATTTCCTATGGCTTTGTGCATTTTCTGGCTGGGTGATTGTGATGTCCAAGAAAGACACAGCCTTTGACTGACTCTTTCCCTCCCACTGAGGTTTTTTAGGGGTCTCTCCCTCCCATGGGAGCTTGCAGGGACCAAGCTCCCAGTGCAGGCATTTCCTCGCTTTGCCTTGCCATCAGCTTTGCCTCACCCGAGCCAAATCCTTCAAAAACTGCTACAGAGGGGACAAGGTAAAACCATGCACACACTTGCCCAATGCTTTTTGTCTATGGGAAAAAGCAGCGAGGAGACAGGGGCTGAAGCGAGGTGAAGGTTTCAGCAGGCTGTAATACCACAGCAGAGATGTCCAGAGCTTCTCTGCTCTGGCTCTCATCACCCGTGTTGCTCTCCCCTTGGCCATGGCTGTCGTTGCCATTCCGGCTGTGTTTTTGCCATACAGTTACAATGGCCCCAGCTGCTTCAAGCAGCACATGGCTCCCAGCGCAGCGGCTGTCTCGGGTACCACGAACTTGCTGCCAGAACTCATCTGTCCTTTGTGTCCATGACACGTGCCCAGCCTCCTGGAGGCTGTCCTCTTGGCGTAACCTGCTCGGGGGATGTCTCAAACACCAGGCAGCATCACCAGACCATCCTGTGATTTTGCAAATCTGTACGTGGGAGAACGGGCTGCAGAACGTGAGCAtgattttaaagggaaaaaaagacacagatgaAGTCTTGCTTGACACCAGGTGCACTGCAAAATGATGAGACAAATCAGCACCAGGGATTTGCTGAGCACCGTGTCTGTGCAGAAAActggggaggagatggagatGCAGGTAACAGAGGAGAAGAGACATGACATGTTGTTGGCCAACCACTACAGCTGGGAGGGGAGTGTGaggggtatgtgtgtgtggcCAGTGCCAGGATACCTGGGTGTGACCCTCTCCTGTGGGTGCCAGGTGCCCGTACCACATCTGCAacaccagtgctcccagcacGGCAGTGAGCTGGGATGGAACATCAGGCCGATGTGGCTGAGAACTTCCAAACCTTGCGTTAGGTAAGTGATGCCCACACTGTGGGCATGCACAGACCTTAGCATCTATGCAGGCAAAGGTGAACTTACAGCCCTCTCACCCTtactcttccccttctttccttaAATCCACAGCAAGGATTACAGCTCTAATCATGGTTTTAAGGCACAGGGAAGACATGAACAAGAGCTTTCTGTAGCTCCAGACATTTATCTGTAGCTGAATATTTGTAACCAAGAAGCCTTAAAATTGTTTAttcaagtggaaaaaaccccaagcaaacaaaCGAGAGCTATCGGGCAAGAGGCTGCTTTTGTCATTAATGCCAAGACAAGAGCTAAAACCGTGTGTTTGCTCATTAGTCCTGATCCATCTTTCACGGCTAGCCCTGGGCAAGATAATTCAGTGGCTTTTTCTAAGTGGTGGGAAAAATACAGGAGTCCCCATTACAGTTCAAGGGAGCTGGGGTGCCTGGTGCTCCTCCAAAAGTCTCCTGTCCTGATATCCTCGTGCTTCTGCTCCCCGAgggcagctggagaggagcctttctccccagcctggggccaAGACGGCCACGTGCCTGCGCCTCCCCTGGCACGACTCATCTCCCATGAGCAAGACGCTCCAGCAATGTCCCACATGTGATTAATGCAGGCAGCAAGGGAAGGAGACAACCTGAGctctggaaaaaatatctgtgatggATGTGGAGCCGGTAATAGCAGGGACCAAGTGGGGATGAAGGAAGAGGATGAGGAGCGGAGGTGGCAGCTCTTGCCTTTGCCCCgggagggctgtgggcagggggggttaGGGTCGCTCCCCCCACCATGGTGAGCTCCCTCCCAGAGCCACCGAGTGGGGAATCTCAGGGAGGGCAGCTCTCAGGGACCCTGTGCGAGCTCGACCTTGGCATGGGGGACCTGTTGGCTGTCGTGGACCTCTCTGCTTGTTGCACTAGACCTTGGGGTTCACTGCTGCACAGTCTGACACTGGTTTAACTCTTTCTCTTCATGCTTTGCTGATTCAGTCCTTTCCCTCCAGCTTCCAACCTTCCCCCTGCTTTTAGTCTCTTTGTGTTCAGTTCTCATTAGGATCCACCTTCATCAGATGCGTTTCCTCGCTTTgctaagactttttttttttttttaatgtgcctCCCCAcgccttttcttctcccatcaTAGACGCAGCAGAGGATTTGTGATGAAGAGGTGCAACTTCTGCCAGCACATGGGGTCAGACATCAGTCCTTATTTATTCTAGCTGTAAGACCGGCAGTGCAATTTGAGGGGATGTGGAAACTTTACACCCTTCTGCTCTACCTGCAGCACAAGGGTGAGGGGTTATTGCATTGCCCTGGGGAGCGCAAACCCTTCCCCCAGGCTTTGCATCTgcccctggggtgctgcagaaCAGCCTGACTCTGCCGGGGACTGGCACCCCCTGCTTCAAGCACCTGGGGAAAAGCGTGTTGCTGCGATGCCGCCATGCCAGCCCTGGCAGCGCTGGGAGGATTGAAAGTCCTCGGGCAACAGGACAGAGCTGACGAATTGCCATGCATGACAGCGTCTGTCCTGTCCCTCTCACTCTCCCCCTCTGTGCACCCACCCGCCGGCGGTTACTCAGCAGCCTCTGCACGTCGGTGGAAACGagcctgttttttcctgttatcGAGGAAGCAGTTATGACTGTGATGCTCAAGGACAAGCCTGGGCCTCCCACTCCCCCCTCCCTTCACAGCACAAAAGAAACCTACCTAAGCCGTTATCTTCACCGggcactgctggagcagctttTGGTTGGCTGGAGGCTGGAGCGATGCTGGGcccccctcccagctctcccCCCTCCCACTCGATATAAAGCAGGGCTCCTAGCCGCTTCTCCAGCCGACAGCACACAACCGCGGGCGCAGGTGGTGCCGCAGCTGCCTGTTGCacacccctgctgctgctgtaaggACCCGATGAGTTGCTGGATGCCTGGGTGCCCAGCTTTCAGCATGTGCCAGGGGTTAGCTGCGCTCCCCATCACTTGCCTGGAGAGGTAAGGGGCTTTGCCATGCCGCAGTTCTGGGATGCAGAGGGTTAGCTGGAAAAGATGCACCTAACTTCAGAGCGGCTGggccagcctctgctgctgaggctgtgaTATTTCTGTAGAAACTGGGGTACAGACCGCAAGAAAACCTGCAGTGAAGGATGGCCCAAGTGATTTTTGCTGGTTTCATCTGTTCTGCTACCCAGGAGGGGAACATAGAGGTAAAACATGCCGAGGGAGAGgaggctggacagggctgccctgtgtgtgtctgtgtgtacaAACACACAAGGGTTGTTTCTCTggctctgtttctgcagaacttGCTTCAAGTTGTCAGCAGCAGGACTATTTTTGTCAACACAGTCGAAACGTTAAGTGACATGTTGCTCCTCCTGCCAAACACGGCTACAAAGCCCCGTGCTGCCGGCTTGACATTTAAACACTTATTTTTGTATTGAGCGCCTTGGGATGCCTGAATGAGCTGCAGCACGCAAATAGCAGTGGGACTGCGCGCTGCCTTGGGGGGACCCTGGGGAGCGGAGCTGATttagcagcagctcctgccgTGTTGCCGCAGAGACCTCCCGGTAGGGAGGTGCCTCCATGCCACCGCTGCAGTGACAGGCAGTAGCATCTCAGGCTCTCGCAGAGGGGCTCTGGCACAGGAGCATCATCGTGCTGCCACCAGGCTCGCCGGGTCTCAAAGGCATGGGGTAGGTGGATGGTGCCGCTGGGGAGCTCAACCATCTCCATGACATGGTGACAGGCTCCTGGTGACTCAGGGgcaccccccaaaaaaaaaagcaggggagcagcagccctgctgcgACAGCCTCgcagcagggagatgctcccGCTTTGCTAAGCGGAGAGTgattgctgtgtttttccagtGCTCTGAGAGCAGTGTAGCACTGCCGGGAGAGGGAGACAGGAAAAGGAGCCAGGTTAACtccagggaggtgggggggctgggggggggctccAGCTGGGCACTCAGCCGCTGCTCTGCTACCTACCCCAGAGGAAAAAGCTCACCGTGCTTAATAAATGCATACGGCGCTACcaggaaagcaagcaggaggAAACGGTCCTCTGGGCTTAATGCACTGCTGAGTGTGGTTGCCagggagcagaaaaagcaattgGGGGagcatttattttgtaaatcaGAAGGCAAAGAGGCAGCTGAAGCTGAGAAGCAAGGGCTGCCCCTCTGAGCTGTGTCGGGTCTGTGGAGTGCAGCCCCTGTGAGGCAGGGGGTCTGTGGCAGCAGTCCAGTGGTCCAGCGATCCcacttctccccttcctctcttccagAGCCAAGGATCTGAAGACCCGCTTAGGGATCCTGCTTCATAAACCAGAGCTGGGGCACAGGATTGGGACCTCCAGCAAGCTGCAGAGGTAAGCCAAGCAGTGCCATGTCCCAGGTTCAGCCTGGGACAGGTCCCTGAGGACCAGGCTGTCCTGGGGGATGCTCCTGCCCATCTGCGCAGCAGAGAGGACTGAGCACAGCTCACCCTCCCCATAATCCCACCCCAGAAGGCAGGGAAGGCGGATCATTTCCCAGCTCTACCAGTTATAAAATCAGATGGGAGAACTGATGCTTTGGCATTAGGCACAAGAGAGCAGGATTTTAGCAACAGGCAAGAAGCTGAGAGGGCTCCTGCAGTTCCTGGTGTCTGAGACCAGTGGCTGAGACCCCTGGGGAATGCAGgcaacattaaaattaaatactaaataTCGTTGCTGAAGGCAGGGTGTCTTCTTACAGAGGAGGCTCTGCTGGGCTTGCACCAGCAGAAGAGGGCTCTTCTGAGTATCTTCTAGAGAAGCTACCTGGCCAAAGCTGCACTATGGAGCTGAGGTCTGGTGAGCCGTCGGGGAAGgtaaaagaaagggagaaaggaaagagagcCCACAGGTAATGGAGCCCAGGGTCTCGCTTTGCTTTCCTACTGAGCATCGCTGCCTCCATTCTTGCAGTCTCCCATTAATGGGGCCGCTTGACTGAAGTGCTCCCGTCCTTCACTGTGGGGCAGGAGAAACATCGGCAGGATGAGCCTCACatccttttgtcttttccagaGACTCCTCACGAGAGGTACTCGAATGGAGGGAGTCCTTCGACCAGCTCctgaagagtaaaagtgagtaggatcttgttttcttctcttgttgAGGGCAGGTAGGACAAATACAGTCCCAGTGAGCAAGGGGGTGACGGTGCATCTGGAGCAAGCGTAGGAGGAGGTCTTGTCTCCTCCCTAAATGAGATGGTTTAGGATTTAGGAAGGGTCCCCTTTCCTGCCCTGATAGAGCTGATGCACAGGTCTCATTTCCTAGCTTGTGAATCTGTAGCGTTTTCTTCTGGCTGGGTGTATTTTGAGGGGCACAAGCACTGCCTCCGGACAGGAGCATCATTGTGGGCATCCCATGTGCAGCAGTGGGTCAGGGGGGACTGTCGATTTCTTCACATTCAGGAGAAGGCAGCTTGTCTGCTCTTGGTGCCTTCCTTTACACAGCAATGCAGCCACCTCCACATGGGCTTTTGTTGCTCAGAAAATTGTGTTGCTACCCTCTAGCTGTTTGTGTGTCCCATGCCTCCGGGGATGGCTCTTCCACAGGGAGAATGAATTCAGCTGCTTTACCGAGTTACATGTAGCCATTTTCCCTCCAGTATTTGCTAGACGTATGGTGATGCACAGGGTTCCCATAAGGTGCCGTCTCCCTCTCCCCCATGGGGACAGTACCTCCAGCCCCAGAGAGAGGACCTCTTTTGGAGCCCCACACATAGTCCCCTCCTTACACTGGGCTTTACAGCAGGTACAAAAATGGTAGAAGTGccaaattttaagaaattacttGTCTACCTTAAAATCTACTCTACAGCAAGAGAAAGTCCTTCCATAGTGCTAGGTTGGGGCTAggcatggttttttttccccaccttcctcAGACACTGTGATGGCTAACAAGCATCTCCGGCTTTGTAACTTAATAcacccctgcagcctggctctaAAATCCTTGCTGCAATTACTTTCCCATACTCCTCAGCATCACGTTCCCTCTAGATCtcagctgagaaataaaaataaagccatcACTGCTTGGTTCCTGCAGGCGTACTGATACGTCAGTGGATTTCTCCTTAGGTAGAATTAGCTCTTTTTCgaagctgtaaagaaaatacactgaagCCTCATTACAGAAaggtcagaaaaataaaaccagaggaTTACTTGTCTGTGGGAAAGGATTTTATTGGAGTCTAGAGGCCAATTAGCAGTGTCTCAGAGGGTGGAATTTgcctggagggaaaggaaatcTGCAGATGTCATGGTCTGAGCTCTCAGGGCAATGCTCGCCAGGCAGGGCCATGTCTGGCAGTggtcctcctcttcctccccccttCTGCCCTGTTAACCAcccttctctcctctctccaggTGGGGTGACCGCCTTCCACACCTTCTTGAAGACAGAGTTCAGTGAGGAGAACCTCGACTTCTGGCTGGCATGCGAGGACTTCAAAAAGACCCGATCAAAAACCAAGCTGGCCTCCAAGGCCAACAGGATCTTTGAGGAATTTGTCCAAAGTGAGGCACCCAGGGAGGTGAGAacattttctgcctctgttctgTGATATCAAATAGggtgggaaaagaataaaataccCCAGTGAGTTttgttaaaatgctttcagcTCAGGGAGGAAGATGTGCTCTTGTTCATGAGAACTTTCATTTCTAACATTGCATGGTCTACCAACATGAAGGGATATTAAGGCTTGCGAGCATCTTCACCCCATCTGAAGACAGAGCCCTCCCATGGGAGGGCAGTTAATGCCGAGTTAATGTTTGTAGATGCTGCTTCCTTGCAGGTGAATATTGACCACGAAACCAGGGAGATCACTCGCAAGAACCTCTCGGGTGCCACCTCTGCTTGCTTCAATGAAGCCCAGGCTAAGACCCGCACTTTGATGGAGAAGGACTCCTACCCCCGGTTCCTGAAGTCCGCCTCCTACCAGGACATGACCAAGCAGGCCACCAGCCGCGGCATCAGCAAGCGGTCGCATACCTGACCCGAGCCCAAATTTGCCGTGGGGGCATGAGCTGGGGGACCAGGCAGAGGTTGAAAGACGGTTTTCAAAGGCTGAGGTCCACGTTTCGGGGCTTCAGCTGAAGCCCTGGCTTTTTAACAGGATCCCCAGCACCTCAAGCGTTTCCCGCTTCCCACCAAGCTGCTGGGAAGAGAggtcctcctccctccctggaggagcagagctggtgggagcCCAATGCCTCCCCTTGCAGCATGGCCGGAGACCTGCACCACCACAGGGACACAAAGAAATCGGACTTGTGTTGCAAGGCCGGGAAAAAGAGACCAGATTCCCACGAGCATCTGTAACTATGGAGCTCCCACCTGCTCTCAGGACCCTGCCTCTGACCTGCAGCATCAGCcgccagctgcagagccagcacaggAGCCTGCAATTCCCGCAGTGCCTGGGGCAACCACCCCAGACCTGCCCACAGGGCTTCTCCTACGAGGGAATGGCCAGAATGAAAGTCCAAAGGCTATACGGCGTTTTCAGCTGGAGTGACCCTACATCCTGATCCTGAGATCCTTCTTCTGCCATTTCCTACACATGCTCTGCATCAACGCTTTACACCTTCCTCCAGTACAGCGTTTCCCTAGCAGTGATGTTTTTATCCCTTGCTTAAGCTACATGACCTTTAGATTGCACATATTCTTAGGTCACACgcataattttttattattattatttattttatcattattactatatatatatttattccaAGAGCACTGCTGAAAGCATACACCTTGCTCCAAGGAGcttgtaaattaaattattttagatattGTAGCACTTAGCATGCCTCCCACCTTTTCTGTATGACAAGAGAGGTGACCAGCCAGATCTGTAACATGCCCGTGGAGCAAGGTACGCGAACAGCAGCAGCGAGAGCTGCATTCTGGCAGGACTGCAAGAGGGATCTGAGGTGGCAGGTTTCCCTGGAGCTTGGAGGACCACTGATGGCAGTAAAAG contains:
- the RGS16 gene encoding regulator of G-protein signaling 16 isoform X3, with amino-acid sequence MELRSGEPSGKVKEREKGKRAHRDSSREVLEWRESFDQLLKSKSGVTAFHTFLKTEFSEENLDFWLACEDFKKTRSKTKLASKANRIFEEFVQSEAPREVNIDHETREITRKNLSGATSACFNEAQAKTRTLMEKDSYPRFLKSASYQDMTKQATSRGISKRSHT
- the RGS16 gene encoding regulator of G-protein signaling 16 isoform X2, producing MGAKDLKTRLGILLHKPELGHRIGTSSKLQRDSSREVLEWRESFDQLLKSKSGVTAFHTFLKTEFSEENLDFWLACEDFKKTRSKTKLASKANRIFEEFVQSEAPREVNIDHETREITRKNLSGATSACFNEAQAKTRTLMEKDSYPRFLKSASYQDMTKQATSRGISKRSHT
- the RGS16 gene encoding regulator of G-protein signaling 16 isoform X1 is translated as MSCWMPGCPAFSMCQGLAALPITCLERAKDLKTRLGILLHKPELGHRIGTSSKLQRDSSREVLEWRESFDQLLKSKSGVTAFHTFLKTEFSEENLDFWLACEDFKKTRSKTKLASKANRIFEEFVQSEAPREVNIDHETREITRKNLSGATSACFNEAQAKTRTLMEKDSYPRFLKSASYQDMTKQATSRGISKRSHT